Proteins co-encoded in one Arachis stenosperma cultivar V10309 chromosome 7, arast.V10309.gnm1.PFL2, whole genome shotgun sequence genomic window:
- the LOC130942175 gene encoding transcription factor MYBS3-like, with protein MTRRCSHCSNNGHNSRTCPNRGGGGGVKLFGVRLTDGSIIKKSASMGNLMTLHHHCSSPSSSFVATAGDNPGSPDPVGYLSDDPAHASSFANRRGERKKGVPWTEEEHRMFLVGLQKLGKGDWRGISRNFVVSRTPTQVASHAQKYFIRQSNATRRKRRSSLFDMAPDMPTEPPSVLEKQVLLLTSENSQSPNVKSQPSLNLSLKSEVDPMEIASEENVKENNVANGLKTKAPEYFPTYVPVQFSIWPSLEASFQESNGVETSHHEVVKPIPVVPKNPVNVDALVGMSNLSIGNTQMILEREPSPLSLKLLGEPSRQSAFHANTHAPVGRSDLSSGKNNPIQAV; from the exons ATGACTCGGCGGTGCTCACACTGTAGCAACAACGGCCACAATTCCAGGACATGCCCCAACCGCGGCGGCGGCGGCGGAGTGAAGCTGTTCGGTGTGAGGCTGACGGATGGATCAATCATAAAGAAGAGTGCGAGTATGGGGAATCTGATGACGCTTCACCACCATTGTTCGTCTCCTTCTTCCTCGTTTGTGGCCACCGCCGGCGATAACCCAGGCTCGCCTGATCCCGTTGGTTACTTGTCCGACGACCCTGCCCACGCCTCGTCCTTCGCCAACCGCCGTGGCGAAAGAAAGAAAG GTGTTCCATGGACCGAAGAAGAACATCGGATGTTCTTAGTTGGTCTGCAAAAGCTGGGGAAAGGAGATTGGCGTGGAATATCACGTAATTTTGTTGTATCAAGAACCCCTACTCAAGTAGCAAGTCATGCCCAGAAGTATTTTATCCGACAGAGTAATGCTACCCGGAGAAAGAGGCGTTCCAGCCTCTTTGACATGGCTCCAGATATG CCTACGGAACCGCCTTCGGTGCTGGAAAAACAAGTACTGCTTCTGACCTCTGAGAACTCACAATCTCCCAATGTAAAATCACAACCTTCATTAAATCTATCTCTCAAATCTGAAGTTGACCCCATGGAAATTGCTTCTGAGGAAAATGTGAAAGAGAACAATGTAGCTAATGGGTTGAAAACAAAGGCTCCTGAATACTTCCCAACTTATGTACCTGTCCAATTTTCCATATGGCCATCACTGGAAGCTTCCTTTCAAGAAAGTAATGGAGTAGAGACATCTCATCATGAGGTTGTAAAGCCAATTCCAGTCGTTCCCAAGAATCCGGTCAATGTTGATGCACTTGTGGGAATGTCTAATCTGAGCATTGGAAACACACAGATGATTCTTGAAAGGGAGCCTTCCCCACTTTCCCTGAAATTGTTAGGAGAGCCATCGAGGCAGTCGGCATTCCATGCAAATACTCATGCGCCTGTTGGCCGGTCGGACCTAAGCAGTGGCAAGAACAATCCAATCCAAGCTGTTTGA
- the LOC130941938 gene encoding NADP-dependent malic enzyme-like yields the protein MISSSSCSFLSNSAVAGSRSFCGGARKGHSSPFRVVCLAPSNDRNGSVVLDSPAKKEQIRNEPTSPPAEEETVSSGGPQDVYGEDKATEDQFVTPWNVSVASGYTLLRDPHFNKGLAFTEKERDAHYLRGLLPPTVIPQETQVKKMIQHVRQYQVPLQKYMAMMDLQERNERLFYKLLIEHVEELLPVVYTPTVGEACQKYGSIFMRPQGLYISLKEKGRILEVLRNWPEKNIQVIVVTDGERILGLGDLGCQGMGIPVGKLSLYTALGGVRPSACLPITIDVGTNNENLLNDELYIGLKQRRATGQEYAELMHEFMSAVKQNYGEKVLIQFEDFANHNAFDLLEKYRSTHLVFNDDIQGTASVVLAGLVAALKLVGGNLADHRFLFLGAGEAGTGIAELIALETSKQTNAPLDEVRKNIWLVDSKGLIVSSRKESLQHFKKPWAHDHEPVHRLVDAVNKIKPTVLIGTSGQGRTFTKEVIEAMASINEKPIILSLSNPTSQSECTAEEAYKWSQGRAIFASGSPFPPVEYEGKVFVPGQANNAYIFPGFGLGLIMSGTIRVHDDLLLAASEALAAQVSEENFEKGLIYPPFTNIRKISAHIAASVAAKAYELGLATRLPQPKDLVKFAESCMYTPAYRSYRQQE from the exons ATGATCTCCTCCAGCTCATGCTCCTTCCTG AGCAACTCAGCTGTAGCTGGGTCTCGCAGCTTCTGTGGTGGTGCGAGGAAGGGTCATTCGAGTCCTTTCAGGGTGGTGTGTTTGGCTCCAAGCAATGACAGAAACGGAAGCGTTGTGTTAGATTCTCCCGCGAAGAAAGAGCAGATAAGAAATGAACCAACATCGCCGCCTGCTGAAGAGGAAACAGTCTCTTCCGGTGGCCCTCAGGATGTCTACGGCGAGGATAAGGCCACGGAGGATCAGTTTGTTACCCCCTGGAATGTCTCTGTTGCTAG CGGTTATACATTGTTGCGAGATCCCCACTTCAATAAAGGGTTGGCCTTCACTGAGAAGGAGAGGGATGCTCACTACTTGCGAGGTCTTCTTCCCCCGACAGTTATTCCGCAGGAAACTCAG GTGAAGAAAATGATCCAGCACGTTCGTCAGTATCAAGTTCCATTGCAGAAGTACATGGCAATGATGGATCTTCAG GAGAGGAATGAACGGTTGTTTTATAAGCTTCTTATTGAGCACGTCGAAGAGTTACTCCCAGTTGTCTATACTCCAACTGTTGGTGAAGCTTGCCAGAAATACGGAAGCATCTTTATGCGTCCTCAGGGTCTTTATATCAGCTTGAAAGAGAA GGGGAGGATTCTTGAAGTACTAAGGAATTGGCCTGAGAAGAACATTCAAGTCATTGTTGTAACTGATGGAGAACGGATCTTGGGTCTTGGGGATCTTGGTTGTCAG GGAATGGGAATACCAGTTGGAAAACTTTCTTTATATACAGCACTCGGAGGAGTTCGTCCGTCTGCC TGTTTGCCTATCACCATTGATGTGGGAACAAACAACGAGAACTTGTTGAATGATGAGTTATATATAGGGCTCAAGCAAAGACGGGCGACTGGGCAG GAATATGCTGAACTTATGCATGAATTTATGAGTGCTGTCAAGCAAAATTACGGGGAGAAAGTCCTCATTCAG TTTGAAGACTTTGCAAACCACAACGCATTTGATCTACTTGAAAAATATAGATCAACCCATCTTGTTTTCAATGATGATATTCAA GGTACAGCATCAGTCGTCCTTGCTGGACTAGTTGCAGCTCTGAAATTGGTTGGGGGCAACTTGGCTGACCACAGATTCTTGTTCCTTGGTGCTGGAGAG GCTGGCACTGGAATTGCAGAACTTATTGCACTTGAAACATCAAAACAG ACTAATGCCCCACTAGATGAAGTGCGCAAGAACATTTGGTTGGTGGACTCAAAG GGATTGATTGTCAGTTCCCGAAAAGAATCGCTTCAACATTTTAAGAAGCCGTGGGCCCATGATCACGAACCTGTTCATCGACTCGTAGACGCTGTTAAT AAAATCAAACCAACAGTGTTGATTGGAACCTCTGGACAAGGAAGAACTTTCACTAAAGAAGTTATTGAGGCAATGGCTTCAATCAATGAG AAACCTATCATTCTTTCACTTTCCAACCCAACCTCACAATCAGAATGTACTGCTGAAGAGGCTTACAAGTGGAGCCAG GGCCGCGCCATTTTCGCTAGCGGAAGTCCATTCCCTCCGGTTGAGTATGAAGGAAAAGTTTTTGTGCCTGGCCAG GCCAATAATGCATACATATTCCCCGGATTCGGTCTTGGTTTAATAATGTCCGGTACCATTCGGGTCCACGACGACCTCCTTCTCGCCGCAT CGGAGGCTTTGGCTGCACAAGTGAGTGAAGAGAACTTTGAGAAAGGACTGATATACCCTCCATTCACCAACATCAGAAAGATTTCAGCACACATTGCTGCCAGTGTTGCTGCTAAGGCTTATGAGCTTG GGTTGGCCACTCGCCTTCCACAACCCAAGGATTTGGTTAAGTTTGCTGAGAGCTGTATGTACACCCCAGCCTACAGAAGCTACCG ACAACAGGAATGA
- the LOC130941937 gene encoding ABC transporter G family member 36-like, which translates to MEGDIANLPRSISRSRSRASWRDEVFASGRYSRRTMSVNQDEEALIWAAIERLPTYDRLRTSIFQTALDTSADDAAAAAAAARLERREVDVRKLDMNERQQIVDKIFKVAEEDNEKYLIKFRNRLEKVGIRLPTVEVRFQNLTIEADCYVGSRALPTLPNVALNILESGLGIFGVSTTKRRRLTILKNVNGIVKPSRMALLLGPPSSGKTTLLLALAAKLDPELKVEGEVTYNGYKTKEFVPRKTSAYISQNDVHLGEMTVKETFDFSARCQGVGTRYDLLAELARREKDAGIFPEAELDLFMKATAMEGMKSNLITDYTLKILGLDICKDTVVGDDMRRGISGGQRKRVTTGEMIVGPTKTLFMDEISTGLDSSTTYQIVKCLQQVVHITEATILMSLLQPAPETFELFDDIFLIAEGQVVYQGPREHIVEFFESCGFRCPERKGTADFLQEVTSKKDQEQYWADKHRPYRYVTVTEFANKFKQFHVGMQLERELAVPFDKSAGHRAALVFKKYTVPRMKLLKACWDKEWLLIKRNAFVYIFKTGQIVILSIISATVFLRTHMHQRNVTDGTLYIGGMLFTLIMNMFNGFAELSLTIARLPTFYKHRDHLFHPTWAYTLPNFLLRLPISIVETVVWVGITYYTIGFAPEASRFFKHLLLTFVVQQMAAGLFRLISGVCRTMIIAFTGGPMMLLILFLLGGFILPKRDIPNWWVWGYWISPLAYAFNAYSANEMLAPRWNHPTPDGSPTIGEAVLNTFDAPKHAYWYWIGLGALLGFTVLFNFLFTLSLIYLDPIGKKQGIIEDESEMEVGGDSREEPRLATRPDPRREVAMQRMMSSQSDASASGNIESATGVAPKRGMVLPFQPLAMSFDSVNYFVDMPLEMRDQGATEDRLQLLREVTGAFRPGVLTALMGVSGAGKTTLMDVLAGRKTGGYVEGDIRISGFPKNQETFARISGYCEQTDIHSPQVTIHESLIYSAFLRLPKEVNHDEKMKFVEEVMDLVELNSLKDAIVGLPGVTGLSTEQRKRLTIAVELVANPSIIFMDEPTSGLDARAAAIVMRTVRNTVDTGRTVVCTIHQPSIDIFEAFDELLLMKRGGQVIYAGPLGRNSHKIIEYFEAIEGVPKIKEMYNPATWMLEVSSIAAEVRLGMDFADYYKSSSLYQRNKALVNELSTPPPGANDLYFPTQYSQSIWGQFTSCVWKQWITYWRSPDYNLVRFFFTLVTALMVGTIFWRVGTKRNSSGDLSKILGAMFGAVMFVGINNCQTVQPVVAVERTVFYRERAAGMYSALPYAIAQMLCEIPYVFVQTSYYVVLVYAMVSFEWKVEKFFWFFFISFFSFLYFTYYGMMTVSITPNQQVASIFAAAFYGIFNLFSGFFIPRPKIPKWWVWYYWICPVAWTVYGLIVSQYRDVTKVINIVGTGTNVTIKQYIEDEYGFKSDFLGPVAGVLVAFTLFFAFIFAFCIKTLNFQNR; encoded by the exons atgGAGGGGGACATAGCAAACTTACCGAGAAGCATAAGCAGGAGCAGGAGCAGGGCGAGTTGGAGGGATGAAGTGTTTGCGAGCGGCCGCTACTCGCGGCGGACCATGAGCGTCAACCAAGACGAAGAGGCTCTCATTTGGGCCGCCATAGAGAGGCTGCCCACCTATGACAGGCTAAGGACAAGTATTTTCCAGACTGCTTTAGACACCTCCGCCGATGACGCTGCCGCTGCCGCCGCTGCCGCAAGGTTGGAGCGCAGGGAGGTTGATGTCAGGAAGCTTGATATGAATGAGAGACAACAGATCGTTGACAAGATCTTCAAGGTTGCTGAAGAAGATAACGAGAAGTATTTGATCAAGTTCAGAAACAGACTTGAAAA GGTTGGAATCAGGCTTCCAACAGTGGAAGTGAGGTTTCAGAATTTGACAATTGAGGCTGATTGCTATGTTGGAAGCAGAGCCCTCCCAACACTACCAAATGTTGCATTGAACATTCTGGAATCTGGCCTCGGTATCTTTGGGGTTAGTACTACAAAAAGAAGAAGGCTCACTATTCTTAAAAATGTCAATGGCATTGTTAAACCTTCCAG GATGGCCCTTTTGCTTGGTCCACCTTCTTCAGGGAAAACCACTCTTTTACTTGCATTGGCTGCAAAATTGGACCCTGAGTTGAAG GTGGAAGGAGAAGTTACTTACAATGGATACAAGACTAAAGAGTTTGTACCAAGAAAGACTTCAGCATACATCAGCCAAAATGATGTACATTTGGGTGAAATGACTGTCAAAGAAACTTTCGATTTCTCGGCTAGATGCCAGGGGGTTGGAACTCGATATG ACTTATTAGCCGAGCTTGCTAGAAGGGAAAAGGATGCTGGCATATTTCCAGAGGCAGAACTTGATCTTTTCATGAAG GCTACAGCAATGGAAGGAATGAAAAGTAATCTAATTACTGACTACACTCTCAAA ATACTGGGGCTTGATATTTGCAAAGATACCGTTGTTGGTGACGATATGCGCAGAGGTATATCTGGTGGACAAAGGAAGCGTGTAACAACAG GAGAAATGATTGTTGGGCCAACAAAAACACTTTTCATGGATGAAATATCAACTGGTCTTGATAGTTCTACAACATATCAGATAGTGAAATGCTTGCAGCAAGTTGTGCATATCACTGAAGCAACCATCCTCATGTCCCTCCTTCAACCTGCTCCAGAGACATTCGAACTCTTTGAtgatatcttcttaattgcagAGGGTCAAGTTGTTTATCAAGGTCCACGTGAGCATATTGTTGAATTCTTTGAGTCATGTGGGTTTAGATGCCCTGAGAGAAAAGGAACTGCTGATTTCTTACAAGAG GTCACCTCAAAGAAGGATCAAGAACAATATTGGGCAGACAAACACAGACCATATAGATATGTAACAGTGACCGAGTTTGCAAACAAGTTCAAGCAATTCCATGTCGGAATGCAACTCGAGCGAGAACTAGCTGTTCCATTCGACAAGTCAGCAGGGCATAGAGCAGCTCTTGTTTTCAAGAAGTACACAGTTCCAAGAATGAAGCTTCTCAAGGCATGTTGGGACAAGGagtggctattgatcaagaggAATGCTTTTGTCTATATCTTCAAAACCGGTCAAATAGTCATTCTTTCAATCATATCTGCAACTGTCTTCTTAAGAACACATATGCACCAGAGGAATGTAACTGATGGAACTCTTTACATTGGTGGAATGTTGTTCACATTGATCATGAACATGTTCAATGGATTTGCTGAGCTGTCACTCACCATTGCAAGGCTACCAACCTTCTACAAGCACAGAGACCACCTTTTTCATCCTACTTGGGCTTATACACTCCCTAATTTCCTCCTAAGACTCCCCATTTCTATTGTTGAGACTGTTGTTTGGGTTGGTATTACATACTACACCATAGGATTTGCACCTGAAGCTAGCAG GTTCTTCAAGCACTTGCTATTGACCTTTGTTGTTCAACAAATGGCAGCTGGGTTGTTCAGGCTCATCTCAGGAGTGTGTAGAACAATGATTATTGCTTTTACTGGTGGACCTATGATGTTGCTTATTCTATTTTTACTTGGTGGTTTTATCCTTCCCAAAC GTGACATTCCCAATTGGTGGGTATGGGGATACTGGATTTCACCTCTGGCATATGCTTTCAATGCATATTCTGCAAATGaaatgcttgctccaaggtggAATCATCCA ACTCCAGATGGTTCTCCCACAATTGGTGAAGCTGTATTAAACACCTTTGATGCTCCTAAACACGCATATTGGTATTGGATTGGTTTAGGAGCTCTTCTTGGTTTCACAGTTTTGTTCAATTTTCTCTTCACCCTTTCACTAATTTACCTTGATC CCATTGGAAAGAAACAAGGAATCATAGAAGATGAAAGTGAAATGGAGGTTGGGGGAGACTCTAGAGAAGAACCAAGACTCGCCACGAGGCCTGATCCTAGAA GAGAAGTGGCAATGCAGCGAATGATGAGCAGCCAAAGCGATGCTAGTGCTTCTGGAAACATTGAGTCAGCCACTGGAGTTGCCCCAAAGAGAGGAATGGTTCTACCTTTTCAACCACTTGCTATGTCTTTTGATAGTGTGAACTACTTTGTAGACATGCCACTA GAAATGAGAGACCAAGGAGCAACCGAAGATCGGCTGCAACTGCTTAGGGAGGTAACTGGTGCCTTTAGGCCAGGTGTTCTAACTGCTCTGATGGGAGTTAGTGGAGCTGGAAAAACAACTTTGATGGATGTCTTAGCCGGAAGAAAGACTGGTGGATATGTTGAAGGAGATATTCGAATCTCCGGATTCCCTAAGAATCAAGAAACCTTTGCTAGAATTTCTGGCTACTGTGAACAAACTGATATCCATTCACCTCAAGTTACTATCCATGAATCTTTGATTTACTCAGCCTTCCTTCGGTTACCTAAAGAAGTCAATCATGACGAAAAGATG AAATTTGTGGAGGAAGTAATGGACTTGGTGGAGCTGAATAGTCTCAAGGATGCAATAGTTGGGCTTCCAGGAGTTACAGGGTTGTCAACTGAACAGAGAAAGAGGCTAACAATAGCAGTTGAACTTGTTGCTAATCCTTCAATCATTTTCATGGATGAGCCTACATCAGGTCTCGACGCAAGAGCGGCCGCCATTGTTATGCGAACCGTGAGAAACACAGTTGACACAGGAAGAACAGTTGTGTGCACAATTCACCAGCCTAGCATTGATATCTTTGAAGCCTTTGATGAG TTGCTATTGATGAAAAGAGGAGGACAAGTGATCTATGCAGGACCATTAGGAAGAAATTCCCACAAGATTATTGAATATTTTGAG GCAATTGAAGGGGTACCAAAGATTAAGGAAATGTACAACCCTGCAACATGGATGTTGGAAGTAAGCTCCATAGCAGCCGAAGTTCGCCTTGGAATGGACTTTGCTGATTACTACAAATCATCTTCCTTGTATCA GCGAAACAAAGCTCTTGTAAATGAGTTAAGCACACCTCCTCCCGGAGCAAATGATCTATACTTCCCAACTCAGTATTCTCAATCAATATGGGGGCAATTCACATCTTGTGTATGGAAGCAGTGGATCACTTACTGGAGGAGTCCAGATTATAACCTTGTCAGATTCTTCTTCACATTGGTCACAGCTCTCATGGTGGGGACAATATTTTGGAGAGTTGGCACAAAAAG AAATTCATCTGGTGACTTGAGCAAGATTCTTGGAGCAATGTTTGGTGCTGTTATGTTTGTTGGTATCAACAACTGTCAAACTGTTCAGCCTGTAGTAGCTGTCGAAAGAACAGTGTTTTATAGAGAAAGAGCTGCTGGAATGTACTCAGCTTTGCCTTATGCCATTGCACAG ATGCTTTGTGAAATACCATATGTGTTTGTTCAAACTTCATACTATGTAGTGCTAGTGTATGCTATGGTGAGCTTTGAATGGAAAGTAGAGAAGTTCTTTTGGTTCTTCTTCATcagcttcttctcctttttGTACTTCACATATTATGGCATGATGACTGTCTCCATCACACCAAACCAACAAGTTGCATCAATCTTCGCCGCCGCGTTCTATGGCATCTTCAATCTCTTCTCTGGTTTCTTCATTCCTAGACCA AAAATTCCAAAATGGTGGGTATGGTACTATTGGATTTGCCCAGTGGCATGGACAGTGTATGGATTAATTgtgtcacaatatagagatgTAACAAAAGTTATCAACATTGTTGGAACGGGGACTAATGTTACTATTAAACAGTACATTGAAGACGAATATGGATTCAAGTCAGATTTTTTGGGGCCAGTTGCTGGAGTTTTAGTTGCCTTCACTCTCTTCTTTGCCTTTATATTTGCCTTCTGCATCAAAACATTGAACTTCCAAAACAGATAG